Proteins found in one Methanospirillum hungatei JF-1 genomic segment:
- a CDS encoding class I SAM-dependent methyltransferase, whose amino-acid sequence MIDVNTIDWNEAWKKPEGEEGKKKGFISCGRRWSDPDRCKRFNDVMKEDNWAGSRARVSAMDIDESYRILDVGAGPGTLVIPLASIVAHVTAVEPSEGMLSCLRENIALAAITNVDIVPKKWEEVDVKQDLNPPYDVVVASYSLGFPDLREGILKMVAASSRYVYIFWFADMLSPWQRNYGEIWEKLYGIPRPSGNKPNIIYNLLHQMGIYANIDISKEESIHRYSSIEEAVADQKEGLHLTTSEQEDILRDYLGKKLIRENGKVVLREMTHRAKIWWNVNDQ is encoded by the coding sequence ATGATTGATGTTAATACAATTGATTGGAATGAGGCCTGGAAGAAACCTGAAGGTGAGGAGGGAAAAAAGAAGGGTTTTATCAGTTGTGGGAGACGATGGTCAGATCCTGATCGATGCAAACGGTTTAACGATGTCATGAAAGAAGATAACTGGGCAGGATCCAGGGCACGGGTCTCTGCAATGGACATAGATGAGAGTTATCGGATTCTTGATGTCGGTGCCGGACCTGGAACTCTGGTTATCCCTCTTGCATCCATTGTTGCACATGTCACAGCTGTTGAGCCTTCAGAGGGGATGCTTTCCTGTCTTCGTGAAAATATTGCTCTTGCAGCTATTACCAACGTGGATATTGTCCCGAAAAAATGGGAAGAGGTGGACGTCAAACAAGATTTAAATCCACCATATGATGTTGTTGTTGCGTCATACTCGCTGGGTTTTCCGGATCTCCGGGAAGGAATCCTGAAAATGGTGGCTGCCTCATCCCGATATGTCTATATTTTCTGGTTTGCAGATATGCTCTCTCCCTGGCAGAGAAATTATGGAGAAATCTGGGAGAAATTATATGGGATTCCCCGGCCTTCAGGGAATAAGCCTAACATCATCTACAATCTTCTTCACCAAATGGGAATTTATGCCAATATTGATATCAGCAAAGAGGAGAGTATTCACCGATATTCAAGTATTGAGGAAGCAGTCGCTGATCAAAAAGAGGGGCTACACCTCACAACTTCGGAACAGGAAGATATCCTTCGCGACTACCTGGGTAAAAAACTCATTCGGGAGAATGGAAAGGTCGTCCTTCGTGAGATGACGCACCGGGCAAAGATCTGGTGGAATGTAAATGACCAATGA
- a CDS encoding molybdopterin-binding protein: MKYGILRDNPKELVSLLKDASDECDAIIVRGGSNRDQNDITAQVIRSLGKVYREGISFAPDKRTTIGKIRTVLVIGLPGHLPATFMMLTLVIVHQIQVMK, encoded by the coding sequence ATGAAATATGGTATTCTTCGTGATAATCCCAAGGAACTAGTTAGTCTTTTGAAAGACGCATCAGACGAATGTGATGCCATCATAGTACGTGGTGGAAGTAACCGGGATCAGAATGATATCACCGCTCAGGTCATCCGTTCCCTAGGAAAAGTGTACCGAGAAGGGATCTCTTTTGCCCCGGATAAACGGACAACAATTGGAAAGATCAGGACAGTCCTGGTAATTGGGCTGCCCGGTCACCTTCCTGCCACATTCATGATGTTAACGCTCGTGATTGTTCACCAGATTCAGGTCATGAAATGA